GGTCCCGGCGTCGTGCTCGCGACCCGGGCGGTAGGGGTCGAGGCGTTGGCGGAAGAGGACCTCGGCGCGGTAGACGTTGCCCACGCCCGCGACGACCGACTGGTCCATCAGCAGGGTGGCGATCGGCGCCCGGCTGCGCAGCACGCGGGCCACGAACGCCTCGGCGTCCGGTCGGCGGCGCAGGGGGTCGGGACCGAGGCGAGCCAGGACCGTCGCGCGCTCGGCGTCGGTCATCACCTCGCAGGCGGTCGGTCCGCGCAGCTCCAGCCAGTGTTCTGCACCGACCAGCCGCAGCCGCAGCGCGCCCCGGGGCTCCGGCGCGGGCAGGACGCCGTCGCGGAACTTGCCGTAGAGGCCGAGGTGCACGTGCAGCCAGAGGTCGTCGTAGCGGTGGAACAGGTGCTTGCCCCACGCGTCGGTCGCGTCGAGCACCCGGCCGTCGAGCAGCCGCGCGCCGTCGTCGAAGCGTCCCTGCGGGCTGTCGGCCG
This sequence is a window from Nocardioides sp. S5. Protein-coding genes within it:
- a CDS encoding Fpg/Nei family DNA glycosylase — protein: MPEGHTIHRLARRHARLLVGQRVAADSPQGRFDDGARLLDGRVLDATDAWGKHLFHRYDDLWLHVHLGLYGKFRDGVLPAPEPRGALRLRLVGAEHWLELRGPTACEVMTDAERATVLARLGPDPLRRRPDAEAFVARVLRSRAPIATLLMDQSVVAGVGNVYRAEVLFRQRLDPYRPGREHDAGTLRLLWDDLVVLLRAGVRAGRIVTTLPDDRERPAGRPRRVDSHYVYGRAQLPCRLCGTPVLDAQIAARRLFWCPVCQA